One segment of Solanum stenotomum isolate F172 chromosome 1, ASM1918654v1, whole genome shotgun sequence DNA contains the following:
- the LOC125856245 gene encoding uncharacterized protein LOC125856245 gives MNEDSPHDLDKHASGNLLDKIQEFEFIFVLHLMFKMLLLNELNKALQKKDQDIVNAMGLLNLSKRRLQTMRESCLESLMDEVYSFCGKHDILILEMTEDYPRLKRKKPEVSYLHHFRVEVFYAVIDLQLQELNNRFDVVTSDLLLGMASLNPIDSFVNFSKRRIMKLAEYYKSEFGDN, from the coding sequence ATGAATGAAGATTCTCCACATGATCTTGATAAACATGCATCAGGTAACCTTTTagataaaattcaagaatttgaatttatctTTGTGTTGCATTTGATGTTCAAGATGTTGCTTCTAAATGAATTGAACAAAGCTTTACAAAAGAAAGATCAAGATATCGTTAATGCTATGGGATTGCTTAATCTTTCAAAGAGAAGATTACAAACAATGAGAGAGAGTTGTTTGGAGTCTTTGATGGATGAGGTTTATTCATTTTGTGGTAAACATGATATTTTGATTCTCGAAATGACTGAAGACTATCCAAGACTGAAGCGTAAGAAGCCCGAAGTTTCATATTTACATCACTTTCGTGTGGAAGTGTTTTATGCAGTTATTGATTTGCAACTTCAGGAGCTCAATAATCGTTTTGATGTTGTGACTAGTGACTTACTCCTTGGTATGGCTAGTTTGAATCCGATTGATTCATTTGTTAATTTTAGTAAGAGAAGAATAATGAAGTTGGCCGAATATTACAAAAGTGAGTTTGGTGATAATTAA